One genomic window of Leptotrichia shahii includes the following:
- the rplJ gene encoding 50S ribosomal protein L10 yields the protein MPAQEKLEVVKSLVEKLKDAKAVVFVDYKGISVNEDTELRKNAREAGVEYFVAKNRLFKIALKEAGFDTDVDDLLEGTTSFALGYEDGVAPSKLVFDFGKKLKDKLAIKGGLLESERVDVSTVEALAKLPSRDELLGQIAYGLLSPVRMLAVALSNVAEQKETGAAAE from the coding sequence TTGCCAGCACAAGAAAAATTAGAAGTTGTAAAAAGTTTAGTTGAAAAATTAAAAGATGCTAAAGCAGTAGTATTTGTTGATTATAAAGGGATTAGTGTTAATGAAGATACTGAACTTCGTAAAAATGCTAGAGAAGCAGGAGTAGAATACTTTGTTGCTAAAAACAGATTGTTTAAGATAGCATTGAAGGAAGCAGGATTTGACACTGACGTTGATGATCTGTTGGAAGGAACTACATCATTTGCATTAGGATATGAAGATGGAGTTGCGCCATCTAAATTAGTTTTTGATTTTGGAAAAAAACTAAAAGACAAATTAGCAATTAAAGGTGGATTATTAGAATCTGAAAGAGTTGACGTGTCAACTGTTGAAGCATTGGCTAAATTACCATCTAGAGATGAATTACTTGGTCAAATTGCTTACGGATTGTTGTCACCAGTTAGAATGTTGGCTGTGGCATTATCAAATGTTGCAGAACAAAAAGAAACTGGAGCAGCAGCTGAATAA
- the rplL gene encoding 50S ribosomal protein L7/L12 produces the protein MAFNKEQFIEDLKAMSVLELKEVVEAIEETFGVSAQPVAVAGAAAAGGAAEEKTEFDVILVSPGGAKLAVIKEVRGITGLGLKEAKELVEAGGKAVKEGVSKEEAEAVKAQLEGAGATVEVK, from the coding sequence ATGGCATTTAATAAAGAACAATTTATAGAAGATTTAAAAGCTATGTCTGTATTAGAATTAAAAGAAGTAGTTGAAGCTATTGAAGAAACATTTGGAGTATCAGCTCAACCAGTAGCAGTTGCTGGAGCAGCAGCAGCAGGTGGAGCAGCTGAAGAAAAAACTGAATTTGATGTAATCTTAGTATCTCCAGGAGGAGCTAAATTAGCAGTAATTAAAGAAGTAAGAGGAATTACTGGATTAGGACTTAAAGAAGCTAAAGAATTAGTAGAAGCTGGTGGAAAAGCAGTTAAAGAAGGAGTTTCTAAAGAAGAAGCTGAAGCAGTTAAAGCTCAATTAGAAGGTGCAGGAGCAACTGTAGAAGTTAAATAG
- the rpoB gene encoding DNA-directed RNA polymerase subunit beta yields the protein MNKLIERYSFGKIVDRGEMPHFLEFQINSYEDFLQTKVPPQKRENKGFEAIFNEIFPIESSNGLLKLEYLWYEIHDNDEPLNDELECKKRGKTYSGQLKVRLKLTNKRTGEIQETLVHFGDIPLMTDKATFIINGAERVVISQLHRSPGITFNKELNIQTGKDVFIGKIIPYKGTWLEFETDKNDILNVKIDRRKKVLLPVFLKAVDFFHSNEEIMNEFFELKKVELSELYSKYRDTELEEILRSRLEGSFVREDILDEETGEFVAESEEIIDMPVIQRIIDAKVPVLSIWEVKPEDRIIANALVHDNTKNSDEAVIEVFRKLRPGDLVTVDSARSLVKQMFFNPQRYDLADVGRYKVNKRLKLEVPADVIVLTKEDVLQTIEYVKNLVSGEGFTDDIDNLSNRRVRGVGELLSIQIKGGMLKMSKMVREKMTIQDITTLTPQSLLNTKPLNALILEFFGSGQLSQFMDQSNPLSELTHKRRISALGPGGLSRDRAGFEVRDVHNSHYGRICPIETPEGPNIGLIASLSTYGKVNKYGFIETPFVKINDGKADFNDIRYLAADEEEGLFIAQADTPIDKDGNFLTDEVVCRYGDEIVHIDKSKVDILDVSPKQLVSVSAGLIPFLEHDDANRALMGSNMQRQAVPLLKTQAPYVGTGLERKVAVDSGAVITSKAAGTVTFVDARKIIVTDENGKEHYHRLLNFEKSNQSMCLHQKPIIDLGDKVKKGDIIADGPSTAGGDLALGKNILLAFMPWEGYNFEDGILISERLRKDDVFTSIHIEEFDIEARTTKLGDEEITREIPNVSEEALRNLDENGIIRIGAHVIPDDILVGKVTPKGETEPPAEEKLLRAIFGEKAKDVRDTSLRLPHGVKGTVVDVLELSKENGDDLKAGVNKLIRIYIAEKRKIMVGDKMSGRHGNKGVISRVLPVEDMPHLENGTPIDVCLNPLGVPSRMNIGQVLEVHLGLAIGDIDKYIATPVFDGASEEDVKNYLEEAGYSRTGKVKLIDGRTGQPFDNPVTVGRMYMLKLHHLVEDKMHARAIGPYSLVTQQPLGGKAQFGGQRLGEMEVWALEAYGASNILQEMLTVKSDDISGRTKTYEAIVKGQAMPEADAPESFRVLIKEFQSLGLDVALYDKDGEQIELDKNVDA from the coding sequence ATGAACAAACTTATTGAAAGATATAGTTTCGGAAAAATAGTAGACAGAGGGGAAATGCCGCACTTCTTAGAATTTCAAATAAATTCTTATGAAGATTTTTTGCAGACAAAAGTGCCGCCTCAAAAGAGAGAAAATAAAGGTTTTGAAGCGATCTTTAATGAAATTTTTCCAATTGAATCCAGCAATGGATTATTGAAATTAGAATACTTATGGTATGAAATTCATGATAATGATGAGCCTTTAAATGATGAATTGGAATGTAAAAAAAGAGGTAAAACGTATTCTGGTCAATTAAAAGTTAGATTAAAATTAACTAACAAGAGAACAGGAGAAATTCAAGAGACATTAGTTCATTTTGGAGATATACCGCTTATGACTGATAAAGCAACATTTATTATAAATGGTGCAGAAAGAGTCGTTATTTCCCAATTACACAGATCACCAGGAATTACTTTTAACAAAGAATTGAATATTCAGACAGGAAAAGATGTGTTTATTGGAAAAATTATCCCTTATAAAGGAACATGGCTTGAATTTGAAACTGACAAGAATGATATTTTAAATGTAAAAATTGATAGAAGAAAGAAAGTTTTATTGCCTGTTTTCCTTAAAGCAGTTGATTTTTTCCACAGTAATGAAGAAATTATGAATGAATTTTTTGAATTAAAGAAAGTAGAATTGTCAGAACTTTATTCAAAGTATAGAGATACTGAGTTGGAAGAAATTTTGCGTTCACGATTAGAAGGAAGTTTTGTAAGAGAAGATATTTTAGATGAAGAAACTGGAGAATTTGTAGCGGAATCGGAAGAAATTATTGATATGCCTGTCATTCAGAGAATAATTGACGCAAAAGTACCTGTACTTAGTATTTGGGAAGTAAAACCTGAAGATAGAATTATTGCTAATGCTTTGGTTCACGATAATACAAAAAACAGTGATGAGGCTGTTATAGAAGTGTTTAGAAAATTACGTCCAGGAGACTTGGTAACTGTGGACAGTGCCAGATCGCTTGTTAAACAGATGTTTTTTAATCCACAAAGATATGATTTGGCAGATGTTGGAAGATACAAGGTTAACAAAAGATTAAAACTGGAAGTTCCAGCAGATGTAATTGTATTGACAAAAGAGGATGTTTTACAGACTATTGAATATGTGAAAAATCTTGTAAGCGGAGAAGGATTTACAGATGATATTGACAATTTGTCAAATAGACGTGTAAGAGGTGTTGGAGAGCTGCTTTCCATCCAAATAAAAGGTGGAATGCTTAAAATGTCTAAAATGGTCAGAGAAAAAATGACAATTCAAGATATCACAACATTGACTCCACAAAGTTTATTAAATACAAAACCATTAAATGCGTTAATTCTTGAATTTTTTGGAAGTGGACAGCTATCACAATTTATGGATCAGTCAAATCCGTTATCTGAATTGACTCATAAGAGAAGAATTTCGGCATTAGGACCGGGAGGGCTTTCTAGAGATAGAGCAGGATTTGAGGTTCGTGACGTTCATAACTCGCATTATGGAAGAATTTGTCCAATAGAAACTCCAGAGGGACCAAACATCGGACTTATCGCTTCACTTTCAACTTATGGAAAAGTTAATAAATACGGATTTATTGAAACTCCGTTTGTAAAAATAAATGATGGAAAAGCTGATTTTAATGATATTAGATATTTAGCCGCTGATGAAGAGGAAGGACTGTTTATCGCACAGGCTGATACTCCTATTGACAAAGATGGAAACTTCTTGACTGATGAAGTTGTGTGCCGTTACGGAGATGAAATTGTACATATTGATAAGTCAAAAGTTGATATTTTGGATGTGTCGCCTAAACAGCTAGTATCTGTTTCAGCGGGATTAATTCCATTCTTGGAACATGATGATGCCAATCGTGCGTTAATGGGGTCAAATATGCAGCGTCAAGCCGTACCATTATTAAAAACTCAGGCTCCTTATGTAGGAACTGGGCTTGAAAGAAAAGTTGCTGTGGATTCGGGAGCAGTTATTACTTCAAAAGCAGCAGGAACTGTAACTTTTGTAGATGCAAGAAAAATTATTGTAACTGATGAAAATGGAAAAGAACATTACCATAGATTACTAAACTTTGAAAAATCTAACCAGTCAATGTGTTTACATCAAAAACCAATTATTGACTTGGGAGATAAAGTTAAAAAAGGCGATATTATTGCAGATGGACCATCTACTGCAGGTGGAGATTTGGCATTAGGTAAAAATATCCTGCTGGCATTTATGCCTTGGGAAGGATATAACTTTGAGGATGGAATCCTTATTTCTGAAAGACTTAGAAAAGATGATGTATTCACGTCAATTCATATTGAAGAATTTGATATTGAGGCAAGAACTACAAAATTAGGAGATGAAGAAATTACAAGAGAAATTCCTAATGTTTCTGAGGAAGCCTTGAGAAACCTTGATGAAAATGGAATTATAAGAATAGGAGCTCACGTAATTCCTGATGATATTCTTGTTGGAAAAGTAACTCCTAAAGGGGAAACTGAGCCACCAGCAGAAGAAAAACTATTACGTGCAATCTTTGGGGAAAAAGCAAAAGATGTAAGAGATACTTCATTAAGACTTCCGCATGGGGTAAAAGGTACTGTTGTAGACGTACTTGAGTTATCTAAGGAAAATGGAGATGATTTGAAAGCTGGAGTAAATAAACTAATCAGAATTTATATTGCGGAAAAAAGAAAAATAATGGTTGGGGATAAAATGTCTGGACGTCATGGAAACAAAGGGGTAATTTCAAGAGTATTGCCAGTCGAAGATATGCCGCATTTAGAAAATGGAACACCAATAGATGTTTGTCTTAATCCGCTTGGAGTACCATCACGTATGAATATTGGACAGGTTCTGGAAGTGCATTTGGGACTTGCAATTGGAGATATTGACAAATATATTGCAACGCCAGTATTTGACGGAGCAAGTGAAGAAGATGTTAAAAATTACTTGGAAGAAGCTGGATACAGCAGAACTGGTAAAGTAAAACTAATTGACGGAAGAACTGGACAGCCATTTGACAATCCAGTAACAGTTGGACGTATGTATATGCTAAAACTTCACCACTTGGTAGAAGATAAAATGCATGCCAGAGCAATTGGACCATACTCACTTGTTACTCAGCAGCCACTTGGAGGAAAAGCCCAATTTGGTGGACAAAGACTTGGAGAAATGGAAGTTTGGGCATTGGAAGCCTACGGTGCGTCAAATATCCTTCAAGAAATGCTTACAGTTAAATCAGACGACATTAGCGGAAGA